CCGCCTGGAGGTCGACCTTGTCAGGCACCATCACGATGCCGGTGGCCCGGAGTTCGTACTCGCCGTCCTCGTCTTTCTCCGTGGCAGCGAACGCGACGTCCTTGCGGAACTGCTCGCCGCCGGCTTTCGTCACGGGCGGCATGGGTCAGCCCTCCGCATCGTCCTCGTCGTCGGCGTCGGCGCGGTCGGAGTCGGCGACGGCGTCCTTCGTTTTGTCAAGCTGCTTGGCTCGACCGGTCGAGAGGACGCCGCGCTTCTCGCCGCGCTCTGTGTGCTTCTCGGTCATGAGATCGTGGTCGAAAAGTCGCTTCGTGCCCGGTCGAGCCTCGCACAGGGGAGTCGGGGCGCTCCCTGGGTCATCGGCGGTCCGCGTTACAGCGGGATGTCGTCCGGGACGTCGTCCGGATCCGGCGCCGGCCCCTCCGGCAGCCGTGAGTGGTGATTGGTTATCTCGAGATACGGGAACTCGAGCCGGATCGAGTCGTAGTGGTAGCTGCCGTGACTCGACGCGTTCACCAGCCCGGACCACTCCGCCGCCGGGACGTCGACGTAGACGTACAGTGAGTTCTGCCCGCCCTCGCGGTGGAACGACAGATAGAGTTCGTTCTCGCCGAAGTCGAACAGGCCCTCCGCGAGGTTCGAGCTATCGAACTGCGTCTGCTCGATCGGGTCTTTGGTCGCGACGCCGTTCTCGACGGCCAGCACGGCCTCGACCTCCGCCCAGTCGCGCTCGCCGAGCTTGTTCTCCGGCGGCGGGAGTTGCTCCTCGACGTCGCCGGGCGGCTCGTCGGCCGGGCCCTCCTCGGGCTGTTGCTCGCCCGCCGGCGCCCCGCTGCCGATGTCGGCGACGAGCGTGTCGCCGTCGATCGGGTGGTCCTCGGGGAGCGGGTCCTCGCCGATCATCTCGAGGGCGCGGTTGACCGGGATCGCGCCGCGGACCGCGCTGATCTTCTGGCGGGCAACCGTCGCGTCCTCCTTGGGCTGCTCGGCGCCGTGGAGGTCGAACTCGAGCGTCCAGTCGCGGACGCCGAACGCCTGCTGGTGGAGGATCTGGTAGAGGCGCTCGGCGAACTTGTGCTGCTCCGGCGCGACGACGTCGGTCGCGAACTCGCGGACCTGCTCGCGGGAGTTCGACCGGTTGCTCGTTTCGGTGACGCCGATGAGGATCGGCGGCACCTCCAGGACCTTCGCGATCTCGTGTTCGTTCTTCTCGCGGAAGAGCCGGAAGTCCATCTCCTCGCTGATGCCCTGGCCCAGCGGTTCGAGGTCGATCTTGACGTCCTCGTCGATCTGCGTCTCGAACTTGTCGACCTCGAGGAGCACCGTCCGGTGGGACTCCTCGCGAAGGCCGTCGAGCATCTGCCGGAGGTCCTTCTTGGACTCCTCGGAGAGTTCGCCGCCCGTGACCTTGATCGCTAGCCGGGGGATCGTGTCGTTATCGAAAAAGTCGGTGTTGTAGTCCTTCGCCGCCTCGTCGCCGGCGATCGTTCGGATCGCCGAGACCCAGTCCGGGACGCCGTAGTAGTCCTCCAGCGGGCTGGGGTTCGTGACGAAGATGAGTTCGTTCGCCGGCGCGTTCGGCAGCGCTTCGGCGCTGCCCTCGACGACGTCGCCAGTCTCGCGGTCGACGAAGATCGGCTCGCGGTCGTCGTCCTCGCCGCGCCCGCGATAGCGGTCGCCGGCCTCGCCGAAGTACCGCTTTCGACCGTCACGGATCTGGACGTAGCCCCGCGAGGCGAGGCGGGCGTCCTCCGAGGGGATGAACGTCCCCTGTTCGGGGTGGCGCGGCTGGTCGAACCGGCTCTGGGGCTTGCGCACGCGGACCGTGTTCGCCGGCACGTGTGCGAGGCCGACCGGCTCGCCCTCGAGGTTGGTGAGGATCTCGATCGCCGCCCACCCGATGAGGTGGTAGTCCTGCCGGGCGAGTTCGAGGACCTCCTCGGGCGTGGTCGGCTCGGCCGCCTGCCGGGCCTTGGTTTGCCAGCGTGAGTCGATCCCGCGCCAGAACTCGCGGACGGTGGTGCGCTCGTCCTCGCTCGCCTCGTCCGGGTCGACGTCTCGGTGCGGGACGATCGAGAAGCCGTAGCCCACCTCGTAGCGGGCCTTCTTGCGGATGCCCGTCGCGAGCGTCTCGTTCAGTTCGAGGAAGGAGGCCAGCCGGTCGGGGTTGTACGGCGGCTTGACGCCGACGTTCAGCGAGCGGACGCGGCGGTCGGGGAGTTGCGTGCTGGTCTCGGCCTTCGAGAGTGCGTTCTGGCCGCCGATACCTTCGACGTTGACCGAGACCTTCGTGTCGTCAGTTATATATGTCATGTTACAGGTAACTCACCCCGCTCGAGTCGCTGTCCGACGTCGTCGGTGTGTGCGAGAACAGCGCGTACCGGCTGGCGTCGAGCGCGTGATCGGGGACGTCGCCCGACTTGCCGACGTGCTCCTCTTTGTAGGACTGGAACTCCTGGATGAGTTCGACGCAGCGATCCGAGACGAGCAGTCCCGGCCGCGGCGGGTCGCCCTTGCGTTCGAGGAGGCCACGGACGAACGGGATGCCCTCGTCGAGGCTCTTCTCGGCTTTCATGGCGCGGAAGCCCGCCTGCCGGAACTTGAGGATGTGCTCGGGTTCGTGCTCGCAGTAGACGACCGAGCGGTCGCAATTGCGATCGTACACCCAGCCGGACTCGTTGCGTGGATCGCAGAGGTGCTCGAACGGCTTCTCCGATTCGTAGTAGCAGTCGACCGCGATCCACTGGTCGCAGTGAGTCTGGCGCCACTCGATGAACACGCGCGGGTGGTCCCACCCCGAGTCATAGCCGTAGATCGCCGGCGCGTTCCAGTTGACCAGATCGTTGACGCCGGCCTCCGGGACGACGTGGTGCTCGCGGGTGAACGATGAGTAGACCAGCCCCTCGGCCGCGGCGAACCCCCCGTGGAGCGCTTGCTCCTCACGCTCGGTTCCCTCGAATTGCCGGCGGAGCTTCTCTTTCGCGTCCGCTGGCAGGAACGGATTCTGCAGGCTCGAGTGGACGAACACCTCCATCGAGTCCGCCCACGGGAGTGGCTCGCCGTTGGCGTCAACCTGCCGTTCGGTGATGTCGTAGAACTGGTTGAAGCCGTTCCCCGTGGACGTCATTAGACAGGTGTTCGGGCCGGCCTGCGTGCGCTGTCGAGAGATGAGCATCTCGTGGAGGTCGTAGAGGTCCGTGTTGTCGTAGTGGCTTGGCTCGTCCATCCAGATGCGGTGGAACTCGGAGCCGGCGTAGCGGTTCCACTTGTCGGCCGACCCGAGGCGGACGACGTGGCCCGAGACGTACGTCACCCGCTTCTGGTTCTGGTTGTAGCCCGCGACGATCGGCGAGTTTTCCGGGTCGCCGCCGGCATCGTTTGGGATGGTGTTCTCACCGGGCAGCGTCTCGAAGAACACCCGGTAGGTCGCGGGCCCGCCCTTCTGGAAGTCCGGCGCCAGGACGAGCGACTCGCCGCTCGACAGCTGCATGCTCCCGAGGTGAATCCACTGCGCGCCGGTGTAGGACTTCCCACCGCCGTAGCCTGTCCGGAGGACGACGACGTCGCTATCACCCTCTTCGAGTTCCTCGACGACGTCGAACTGGTAGTCAGCCCAGTCGAAGTCGACGGTAAGGCTACTCGTCGCCATCGTCACCCGTCCCCACGATGTTGTTCGTTACGTCGATCTCGACCGGGCCGCCAGCCTCTCCAGTGATCTCACGCTTCTCCGTCTTCGTATAGTCGAACGAGGTGGCGAGCAGGAACTTCGCCATCGACGTGTCGATGTCACCGTCCCGGAGGCCGCCCTGGACGAGGATCGTCTCGCCATCCGCGCGTGCGCGCATATAGGCTGCAAAAAACGCGCGTTCCCGGCCGCTCTCGTCGATGAACGTCGGATTCACCTCCTTCCAGTTCTGGAGCGTGGTGTGGCTGACGCCCGCCGCCCGCGCACACCCCGCCTCGCTTTTCGACTGGCGGGCCGCCGTGATCGCATCCCGAGCGCGCTCGTCGGTGAACTTCGAGGGGCGACCGCCGGGCTCCTCACCGTCCTCGACGTGGGTGGCACAGTGGCCCTCGTCGCCGTCGGTCCCCCAGCCGGCCGGGCGCTGGCACGGCTCGCCCGTCGCGGTGTCGGTCGAGCCGCAGACGTCCGTGTCGTCGGGCATGTTAGGCCTCCGGAGTCTGGTTCACGCTGGCCTCACGGGCGCGTTTCGCCTCGCCGATGCGGCGCTCGATGACCGGGCGGTAGGTCTCCGCGTCGATCTCGAAGCCGATGCAGTCCCGCTCGTTCTGGATGGCGGCAACTGCGGTGGACCCCGATCCCATGAACGGGTCGAGGACGAGGTCGCCCGGCTCGGTCGACTGTTCGAGTAGCGTCTCCAGGAGGCCGACCGGCTTCTCCGTCGGATGCTCGTTGTCCTGCGAGGAGTGCTTGTGCAGGATGATGTCCGACATCGTCCGGTCGAGCGGCCTGGCGTCGCTCGTGTCGTGGACGGCGTAGAGGATGAACTCGTGCTGATAGCCGTAGCGGACGCCGCCGCTTCCGAACGTTGTCTGGTTGTTCGGCGTCGATTTCAACCAGATGATGCAGTTGAGGACCTCGAAGCCGGCGTCCTCGAGGACGTCACGGAAGTCGTCGTACGTCTTCCAGGACGCGAAGGCGTAGAGGTGACCGGTCGGGGCGAGCACCCGTTTGAGTTCGGGGACGATCGCCCGCCAGAGGCCGACCGCCTCCTCGTAGCCATCGTTCTCGAGCGAGCCGGCGTGCTTGACGTCCGAGGCGCCGAGCGTCTCAGTCAGATCGATGTCGACGCCGTAGGGTGGGTCGGTGAGCACCAGATCAACGCTGTCGTCGTCGACGCGGTCGTCGATCCCCTCGACGGCGTCCTCGAAGTGGACCTCCGTCGACGGGGTGTACTCGTAGGCCGGCCGCTTCGACTTGTCGACGCGGATCTCCGCGAGCAGCTCGTCGAGGTCCTCGTCGGTCGCGTCGACGAGGTCCTGAACGTCCTCGGCCATCCCCTCGTTCAGCAAGTAGTCGTACTCGAGGGCATCCCGCTTCGTGTCGTGCTCACCGGAGATCTTGTTAAGCTCCTGGCGCCAGAGGCGGCGCTCGGGTTCGTCGATCTCGTAGAACTTGACCGGAACTTCCTCGAGGCCGATCTCCTGGGCGGCGCGCCAGCGATGCTCCCCGTCTGCGATGCAGCCGTCGACGTCGGCGACGATGGCGTTGCCGAGCCACCCCTTCGCCCGGAGGTTGTCACAGAGGAGGCCGAACATCTCCTCGCTCTGTTCGTTCGGGTTGTCGCCG
The Salinilacihabitans rarus DNA segment above includes these coding regions:
- a CDS encoding DNA methyltransferase; translation: MTNELTLDDLPQPVEETTVHPDDLHVDGDNPNEQSEEMFGLLCDNLRAKGWLGNAIVADVDGCIADGEHRWRAAQEIGLEEVPVKFYEIDEPERRLWRQELNKISGEHDTKRDALEYDYLLNEGMAEDVQDLVDATDEDLDELLAEIRVDKSKRPAYEYTPSTEVHFEDAVEGIDDRVDDDSVDLVLTDPPYGVDIDLTETLGASDVKHAGSLENDGYEEAVGLWRAIVPELKRVLAPTGHLYAFASWKTYDDFRDVLEDAGFEVLNCIIWLKSTPNNQTTFGSGGVRYGYQHEFILYAVHDTSDARPLDRTMSDIILHKHSSQDNEHPTEKPVGLLETLLEQSTEPGDLVLDPFMGSGSTAVAAIQNERDCIGFEIDAETYRPVIERRIGEAKRAREASVNQTPEA
- a CDS encoding terminase large subunit domain-containing protein; amino-acid sequence: MATSSLTVDFDWADYQFDVVEELEEGDSDVVVLRTGYGGGKSYTGAQWIHLGSMQLSSGESLVLAPDFQKGGPATYRVFFETLPGENTIPNDAGGDPENSPIVAGYNQNQKRVTYVSGHVVRLGSADKWNRYAGSEFHRIWMDEPSHYDNTDLYDLHEMLISRQRTQAGPNTCLMTSTGNGFNQFYDITERQVDANGEPLPWADSMEVFVHSSLQNPFLPADAKEKLRRQFEGTEREEQALHGGFAAAEGLVYSSFTREHHVVPEAGVNDLVNWNAPAIYGYDSGWDHPRVFIEWRQTHCDQWIAVDCYYESEKPFEHLCDPRNESGWVYDRNCDRSVVYCEHEPEHILKFRQAGFRAMKAEKSLDEGIPFVRGLLERKGDPPRPGLLVSDRCVELIQEFQSYKEEHVGKSGDVPDHALDASRYALFSHTPTTSDSDSSGVSYL
- a CDS encoding phage portal protein; translated protein: MTYITDDTKVSVNVEGIGGQNALSKAETSTQLPDRRVRSLNVGVKPPYNPDRLASFLELNETLATGIRKKARYEVGYGFSIVPHRDVDPDEASEDERTTVREFWRGIDSRWQTKARQAAEPTTPEEVLELARQDYHLIGWAAIEILTNLEGEPVGLAHVPANTVRVRKPQSRFDQPRHPEQGTFIPSEDARLASRGYVQIRDGRKRYFGEAGDRYRGRGEDDDREPIFVDRETGDVVEGSAEALPNAPANELIFVTNPSPLEDYYGVPDWVSAIRTIAGDEAAKDYNTDFFDNDTIPRLAIKVTGGELSEESKKDLRQMLDGLREESHRTVLLEVDKFETQIDEDVKIDLEPLGQGISEEMDFRLFREKNEHEIAKVLEVPPILIGVTETSNRSNSREQVREFATDVVAPEQHKFAERLYQILHQQAFGVRDWTLEFDLHGAEQPKEDATVARQKISAVRGAIPVNRALEMIGEDPLPEDHPIDGDTLVADIGSGAPAGEQQPEEGPADEPPGDVEEQLPPPENKLGERDWAEVEAVLAVENGVATKDPIEQTQFDSSNLAEGLFDFGENELYLSFHREGGQNSLYVYVDVPAAEWSGLVNASSHGSYHYDSIRLEFPYLEITNHHSRLPEGPAPDPDDVPDDIPL